The Hemibagrus wyckioides isolate EC202008001 linkage group LG26, SWU_Hwy_1.0, whole genome shotgun sequence DNA window GCGGCTGTTCCCACCTCCCAGCAATGCACTGTGGCCATAGAGAATATTGCACTGAAAACCCAAAACAGGttcatactgacacacaccctgttcTTTCTCTTAGTGGTGATGCAGCACAGGCTGATGAAGGAGGCCCAGAAGGCCTGGGGTATGGGACAGCCGCTCTACGCACCCCTGAGCACTCACAGCTCTGCATACCAAATGAATCCCATGATGTATGCAGGTCAGATCATTATAATTTGTTCTATATAAAATACGGTATTCTTATTTAgccttaaacaaaacattattcCAGGTTGCAAAAGTTTTATTACATCTTGCATATGAATGAAACCCTAGGCATTGTCTGTTCTCTGAAGCTTTACATTTATGTTTCAGGTTCAGCATCAGGAAAGATCCCCATGTCTCCCATTCCTCCCATGCCTCTCCCACCTCCTGCCCATTTTGCCCCAACACCTGTCCCTATGCCTGTTTCTATGTCTGCCCCCATGCACATGACAATGCCGCCACCCAACATGCACGGCAGGGACAGTGCCAACAAAGTGCTGGATTACCTGGAGCACCAGGTAAGGGATATGGACGTTACTAACCCCATGATCCCACCTCCGCCTGCGCACATGGTCCACAATGTGCCTTTCTCCGCCGGCCCACCCAGCATGCTGTCTGGGCTGGACGATGGCCCTGCCTCCCGCCGGCACCACCCTGGACAATCCAGTGGCTCATCCAGCTACAATCGCAACCGCCAGCCTCCTCCAACTCGCCGCACTATGACACGCAGTTACAGTCAGGAAGATGTGCTGGACACTCGGAGCCAAGTGACTTATCGGCCTCGCTCACGTTCCAGAGAGGACCTGCTAGAGAGCAGTAGAGGATACTACGACTCTTCCAATGAGTACAATGACAGGCGAGCAGGTGGATCTAGAGGCGGAGCTCGGGGTGGGGCCAGAGGCGGAGCCTGGACTGACTATCCACCCAGCTACAGCGAGTTCGAGCCAGGCCAGAAGCCAACAAGGCGGCCTGAACGCTTCTCTGTAAGAGTCTAAAAACCTTCTTTTGCAAAAATACTAATACGTTTGCAGACTTTTAACCGCCTACTACCTTCATGGGATTACATCAGTTTAGGTTTTCTTTGCCATAATGGTGGAAAATCCTGCTAACTCTACTTGAAGCTTTGCTTGaattgattttatatattttttttctttagcacTTACCTCCTTTCTCAGCCCAAGCTTACAGTTAATGATTGGAAATACTCTAAGTGATTTAAGACACACCATAGtgctgaggtcacacacacacactctttttggATTGGATATTAACCAACACTTCTCTTTCCTTTAGGGTAAAAGCTCAGTGAGTGGTACGAGTGTAGTAATCTGAAGAGTGTCTGCCTTCCACCATTATGGAGACTTTCCTGAATGCAAGTGCCAAGGACAGCACTGTATAGTGAATAGTATGAAGTTAGATGCATCATTGAaggtttttatggttttaacgATTTTGAAGAAATATTTGATCGGGCATGAGCAACACCCTTTGCCCTATTCTAAAGAATTTGACATCCTAAAGATTCTGATAAAGATCTGATAAAGggagttttttgttttcttttcccttgATCAGTCGagtcatttttatataaataaaagcatctgAGCCCTTTATTTCCAATTTGATCTCAAGTGAAGCCTAGTGAAGTTCAGGACAACGTGATTCAGTGGCCTGAAACCTGAGTCTGGGGATTTTATGAATGTGGTTTATAATGTGTAGCTGTTACTCATTTATTAGTCCATGATGCCATGCTTCTTTACCAGCTGTATATAatggaagctttttttttaattttcgaAGGGCACATCATGATTTTAAAGCTTTTTGTTTACATCAATATATGAATctcatgtatgtatatatttgaaatgtatttattcttgAAAGAAGTTTCTTTTAAAATGCCTTGAAAGCACactgtaagtaaaaaaaaatgtcttttttattattatttccttaaCAGTTAGATAACAGTAATGCTTTTCTTTGGTTATTCTTGTGAAGCAAAGGTGAAGTGATCCTAATTGGTAAATCCTTGGGTATCTGTTCTTTaccttttttgtatttttattttatttttattccgaAACTTTATTTGTTCTTAACGTGTGTGTGAATAATCTTTTCGttcctatatatttttttatttttaacgaAGACAGATTTTGCATATAATGTTGACTAATCTGACCTAAGCTGGatgaaaaatgttaaaaaattaagaaacaaaaaatgtttgaaTTATTTCAGAAGCGGATTATTAACGTGGTGGACggatacattttttaataaatgtactttaaataaaaattgtcaTTGTCCTGTATGTCTTTAATAACGttgtaattaaatataatgGTCCCTTATGTTCTGAACAGATATACAGCTCTGttcaaaataatcagtttcttatgtttttttttttttcaaggttcatgtattggtgagatgaacagttttgtttcattttttgtgagcTGACAATATTTCctctaaattcaaaatataactattgttatttagagagtatatttaaaggaaatgacaacacatcaaaataacccaagatcatgcagtatctgcagagctttaataactcaaataaaacaaaatgtaaattgtgttaatgctttggctaaataatattaagaaatcagtatttggtggaataaccctgatttgcatgtgttttggctccatgatctccaccacattgctgttgggggaactttataccactctttttgcaaaaataaaagcaaacagctcagctttgcttgatggtttgtgatcatccatcttcctcttgatgacattccagaggttttcaatagggatcaaatctggagattgggcagtggtgtcttattattttcccagagctgtatatattgatgtgtgtgtgttgcacattCACTTTGTAGGAAGCAAATCACTTGAacaattaaactattttaatcAATTAACACGTACCTTGAAATTTTTTCCATGGCATTACACCGCTCTACGGCTAACAAGTCTGCGCATGCTCAAATCTTCAGGCGTATCGTTTCCACCTGGCCAGTAAAGAGGCGTACGATAACCGGGGAGAAATCCCAATGAGCTTCCCGCCGATCACGTAGCGCCCTACCTGTGCTTTATACACCGTTCTCTCTTACCGCGTGTAGTGCACCTGTATAGGGAGCCGTGCGCCGTTTGGGACGCGACCGAACGCGTCGCACACGCAAGGGAACCCACGTCGCCGCGTCGATGACGTCAGAGCCAGCGAGGGAGGACTCGGTTTGCCACgtcggtttgtgtgtgtggggaacaGCGGGGCTAGAACCTAACTGGTGGCTCGCGCTAACTTTGCAACTTAACGACTGCGCTGCGGAGGATAATAACTGCAACAACCCGAGCTGTCGCTCGAGCGCGTGACTTAAAGTTTCCACCTTAAAGGACATCAGgttgttattatataaaaaaaaaaaaaagcatcaccCGAGAAACAAATGTTGGCTCTGGACTCGATGTTTTACTCCGATTGACCGATGCGTCCACTCCATCCGCTCGGAATTGATGCGtgagtgttttctctctctctctctctttatctcctcCTGTCTTTTCACATGCACGACAAACTGCGTGAGGAAAGTGCAGTTTTACCAtgcaaactttaaaaaaaatagaaaacagcTGCTCGCTAGCTTCTGGGCTAAgcatgctaactagctagcacACGTATCAGCTAAGTATAAACTAcacgttttctttttcttcttcctgtatTTTGAACCCAAACCACAGCCACGTAGTCAAactgtttttaaatatatatatagggggAAAGAAGAAGCGCTCACAGTTTCGTTAGTTTGCAGTTAAGctattgattttttaaatacGAGTTAAAGTTAGTGTATAGGAAACGCTGTAGCTACAGGTTGCATTTACCTGGAAATGGATGGCTAAGTTAACTCAACTGCACGCGCACGGGCGCACGCGCTGCGCTGCACGCCTCCGAATTGACCAGAGGATtctaaatatactgtaaatatacgGAGCCTCAACAACACCGTCCACACCGCACTACTGTCCAGTCTGAGATGCTAAGCTTCTATTACTCACTCTCTTTTTGCCTCCAGGTTTAAGctacctgctgtgtgtgttaggtcTTTTGTTACGTTTTCTGTAGATGTGGTGAAATTCAGCGCGGTTAAAACTCCGTGGCATGAAGTTTCTCTTGCTCAGTTCCTCATTTTACTGTTGACTGCGCCGTTACAAACATATGGCGAGAGAATGCagcacaaagcacacacactcttatccTATTATCtttgagtatatatatatatatatatatatatatatatatatatatatatatatatatatatatatatctaaaatgtatatacatcgaccaggcataacattatgaccacctgccttaaggtgttggtcccccttttcctgctaaaacagccctgacccgtcctgcactgtgtattctgacacctttctatcagaaccagcattaacttcttcagcaatttgatcaacagtagctcgtctgt harbors:
- the ildr1a gene encoding immunoglobulin-like domain-containing receptor 1a isoform X1, which encodes MKTLIVAAVFLSFLLSAVFSVEVTVPQTQYSTGLFVPVTLRCDYSTSASLQNVLVTWLYKSFCKDPVLDYYSTAYQSALQLGQDPSNDCPDSQRIVRTVAQKHGANEPTLGPEYSGRRITIQNKADLVITEVKWWDNGVYVCSVDAAGDTSGFPNKYIKLIVYNWLTVIFMIIGAFLLIILLCVCCCQCCPQRCCCYVRCPCCPQTCCCPEKLVMQHRLMKEAQKAWGMGQPLYAPLSTHSSAYQMNPMMYAGSASGKIPMSPIPPMPLPPPAHFAPTPVPMPVSMSAPMHMTMPPPNMHGRDSANKVLDYLEHQVRDMDVTNPMIPPPPAHMVHNVPFSAGPPSMLSGLDDGPASRRHHPGQSSGSSSYNRNRQPPPTRRTMTRSYSQEDVLDTRSQVTYRPRSRSREDLLESSRGYYDSSNEYNDRRAGGSRGGARGGARGGAWTDYPPSYSEFEPGQKPTRRPERFSGKSSVSGTSVVI
- the ildr1a gene encoding immunoglobulin-like domain-containing receptor 1a isoform X2; translated protein: MKTLIVAAVFLSFLLSVFSVEVTVPQTQYSTGLFVPVTLRCDYSTSASLQNVLVTWLYKSFCKDPVLDYYSTAYQSALQLGQDPSNDCPDSQRIVRTVAQKHGANEPTLGPEYSGRRITIQNKADLVITEVKWWDNGVYVCSVDAAGDTSGFPNKYIKLIVYNWLTVIFMIIGAFLLIILLCVCCCQCCPQRCCCYVRCPCCPQTCCCPEKLVMQHRLMKEAQKAWGMGQPLYAPLSTHSSAYQMNPMMYAGSASGKIPMSPIPPMPLPPPAHFAPTPVPMPVSMSAPMHMTMPPPNMHGRDSANKVLDYLEHQVRDMDVTNPMIPPPPAHMVHNVPFSAGPPSMLSGLDDGPASRRHHPGQSSGSSSYNRNRQPPPTRRTMTRSYSQEDVLDTRSQVTYRPRSRSREDLLESSRGYYDSSNEYNDRRAGGSRGGARGGARGGAWTDYPPSYSEFEPGQKPTRRPERFSGKSSVSGTSVVI